The Tachyglossus aculeatus isolate mTacAcu1 chromosome Y2, mTacAcu1.pri, whole genome shotgun sequence genome includes a region encoding these proteins:
- the GMPR gene encoding LOW QUALITY PROTEIN: GMP reductase 1 (The sequence of the model RefSeq protein was modified relative to this genomic sequence to represent the inferred CDS: inserted 1 base in 1 codon), with the protein MPRIETDLKLDFKGVLLRPKRSSLKSRAEVDLECSYTFRNSKQSYXIPIIVANMEMVGTFEMAAMMTHHAMFTAIHKHYSLEDWKTFASDHPECLEHVAVSSSSGQSDMEWMERTSSVLEAIPDIKYICLDIASGYSEHFVAFVKEVWVKFPSHTIMAGNVVTGEMVEELILSGADIIKVGIGPGSVCTTRHKTGVGYPQLSAVIECADSTHGLKGHIISKRKKRSHLDD; encoded by the exons ATGCCCCGCATAGAGACCGATCTCAAACTGGACTTTAAAGGTGTCCTGCTCAGACCCAAAAGGAGCAGCCTCAAAAGCCGGGCCGAG GTGGATTTGGAGTGTAGCTACACGTTTCGCAACTCCAAGCAGAGTT GGATCCCCATCATCGTGGCAAACATGGAAATGGTTGGCACATTTGAGATGGCAGCAATGATGACACAT CATGCCATGTTCACTGCGATTCACAAGCATTACTCGCTGGAAGACTGGAAGACTTTTGCCAGCGATCATCCAGAATGTTTAGAG CATGTAGCTGTGAGCTCCAGCAGTGGTCAGAGTGACATGGAATGGATGGAACGGACGAGCAGTGTCTTGGAAGCCATCCCTGACATTAAGTACATTTGCCTGGATATCGCCAGTGGCTATTCGGAGCactttgtggcatttgtaaaagaGGTCTGGGTAAAATTCCCCAGCCACACCATCATG gcAGGTAATGTGGTGACAGGAGAGATGGTAGAGGAACTCATTCTGTCTGGAGCTGACATCATCAAAGTGGGAATTGGACC AGGTTCTGTGTGCACTACCCGCCACAAGACTGGCGTGGGCTACCCTCAGCTCAGCGCTGTGATCGAGTGCGCCGACTCCACCCATGGCCTCAAGGGCCACATCATTTCG